The Calditrichia bacterium genomic interval GGTCCGGAACTGGTGCAAATCGATAAAAATTCAGCACTCAAGCCAGGTGATTTGCTAAAAGTACGCATCGAGTTGCGGGTGGATCGCGATCTGGAATATGTGCACATGAAAGACATGCGCGCCGCCGGATTTGAGCCGCTGAACGTTATTTCTTCAACCAAATTTCAGGGCGGGCTGGCATATTACGAATCGACAAAAGATGCGGCTACCCACTTCTTTTTCGATTATCTGCCGAAAGGCACGTATGTGTTTGAATATCCGCTGCGGGTGTTCAACGCGGGTGATTTTTCCAACGGCATTACCACGATTCAGTGCATGTATGCGCCGGAATTTACATCACATTCCGAAGGTATCCGCGTAACGGTTGGTGAACGGGATTAACGGGAATTAAATAATTTGTAGAGGAAATTCAATACTGGTTGGCAGCGTAATCGTAGAGGATATTCATGAATCGTTGGATACGTAATCGTAGAGAAAATTCATGAATTTTCTCTACGATTACGCATTGCATCCAAACTCCACGGACCGGCGCCGGCAGCAGAAAAATAGAGCCAAAGAAAACAGTACAATACAGCACCAACACCGCCATTTTCAACCGGCCACAGCGCCTGCGGCTGGTGAAACTGGAAATACGCCACCGCCATTTCGCCGGACAAAATGAAGGCAACCGGGCGCGTAAACAACCCGAGCAGCATCAGCGTTCCGCCGACAAACTCCAGTATTCCGCCGATGCCGGTTTGCGTCAGCAATTCAGCAGTGCTATTATCCGGCGGCATACCCATTGGAATGGCAAATAATTTCATCGTGCCTGCCTGGATAAACATAAACGCTGCAACCACCCGCAACGCACTGTGAAATTGTGGACCCAAATTCGTCCACGTCGAGAATATATTTGAAGAACTCATTGTTGTATCCTTGTTCGGTTGAAACCGAATTATTTTGGTGATTTGTTTTTGGCATTTTCCGCATTTTCGGCAAGCCGTAATTGAACAATTTGTGAAACCACCTTTTCCGGCAGCGGATTATCCGGCGTGAAATGAATAGTAGTACCGGTAGTTTTATAGGGTTGTAATTCCGTTTTGAATCGATCCAAAATATTTTTACTCACTACTATAAATGAGCAATGTTTTGGAAATGCGGCAAAATGGACTAACGCACCCTGATGTTTGTAAGTGGGAATCTTGTAGCTGATGACTTCCTCAGCCATTGGCGCGGCAGATTTTATCATTTGCCGCAACTGTTGTAATACCGTTCGAACCTTTTCGGGTTGCGACAAAATATAATCATCAACGGTTGTTTCTGCTTTATTTGACGACATTCACAGCACCTTTGTAATTTTTGTATTGTTTGTATTATTTCGCCGATTCATCCACTTCGAAAATGCCAAACGTATTGCCTTCCGTATCGATAAAATATCCCTGCCAGCAGGTATTGGGGATGGCAAATTTGGGTAACGCCACCTGTCCGCCGTTTACCAGAATTTTAGCTGCGATTTTGTCAAAATCGTCCACCTCAACAGAGCAAACAAAAGCGTTGGTGCCGCATTCCGGCGGCGGGGTATTTGCCGGGCGTTTAAGTAATCCGCCGCGTGAGCCACCAGTGGTTATTCGATAATATTCCACCGGCAAACCCGGTGCTGCAACAAATTGCCAGCCGAAAACCGCGCTGTAAAAATCACATGCGCGCTTCGGTTCATCGGCTTGAATTTCAAAATAAATATGTCCGGCTGACGGTTTATTGCTGCGCATACGCTGCCCTTAATTCGCTAATTTCAATTTTCTTCATTTTCAGCATAGCATCCATTACGCGTTGTGCTTTTTGGGGATCAGGATCGTTCAGCAACTTGCCCAATTCCGACGGAATAATTTGCCAGGTCAACCCGAATTTATCGGTTAACCAGCCGCATTGCATTATTTCACCGCCATCGGAGAGCTTTCCCCACAATTCATTTACTTCTTCCTGTGACTTGCAATCGACAAAAAGAGAGATAGCCGGATTCATTTTAAAATGTGGCCCGCCATTCAACACCATTAACTGTTGC includes:
- a CDS encoding DoxX family protein, with translation MSSSNIFSTWTNLGPQFHSALRVVAAFMFIQAGTMKLFAIPMGMPPDNSTAELLTQTGIGGILEFVGGTLMLLGLFTRPVAFILSGEMAVAYFQFHQPQALWPVENGGVGAVLYCFLWLYFSAAGAGPWSLDAMRNRRENS
- a CDS encoding VOC family protein; translated protein: MQKITPFLWFDDNAEAAIQFYTSVFKNAKILNTKRTGDNGKLFTATIEIEGQQLMVLNGGPHFKMNPAISLFVDCKSQEEVNELWGKLSDGGEIMQCGWLTDKFGLTWQIIPSELGKLLNDPDPQKAQRVMDAMLKMKKIEISELRAAYAQQ
- a CDS encoding VOC family protein, with protein sequence MRSNKPSAGHIYFEIQADEPKRACDFYSAVFGWQFVAAPGLPVEYYRITTGGSRGGLLKRPANTPPPECGTNAFVCSVEVDDFDKIAAKILVNGGQVALPKFAIPNTCWQGYFIDTEGNTFGIFEVDESAK
- a CDS encoding DUF1801 domain-containing protein yields the protein MSSNKAETTVDDYILSQPEKVRTVLQQLRQMIKSAAPMAEEVISYKIPTYKHQGALVHFAAFPKHCSFIVVSKNILDRFKTELQPYKTTGTTIHFTPDNPLPEKVVSQIVQLRLAENAENAKNKSPK